One Microbispora sp. ZYX-F-249 genomic window carries:
- a CDS encoding carbohydrate ABC transporter permease → MARALARTARPALVVESRTRRKGALWPYLLVAPALAAFACLLVYPLARSVVISFQHFRLGELIRGGAAFEGLANYAEALGGPEFWAVVRRTFLWTAANVVLIMVIATAVALMLPHLGRRMRLAVMSGMVLTWATPVLAATTIFQWLFQSRLGVVNWVLVRLGFDSFRDYTWFADGRATFAILVALVVWQSVPFAALTLYAGLTTIPGELYEAARIDGAGSWQVFGRVTFPILRPLFGLITSLEVIWVFTCFAQIWAISKGGPGGATATLPVYAFQIAQSLHRYDLGSAVSTLTVLMLLAVLVVHLRRMFREEGA, encoded by the coding sequence ATGGCGCGCGCCCTCGCCCGCACGGCCCGTCCCGCTCTCGTCGTCGAGTCGAGAACCCGCAGGAAAGGCGCGCTCTGGCCCTACCTGCTGGTGGCCCCGGCCCTGGCCGCCTTCGCCTGCCTGCTCGTCTACCCGCTGGCCCGCAGCGTCGTGATCTCCTTCCAGCACTTCCGGCTGGGCGAGTTGATCAGGGGCGGGGCGGCCTTCGAGGGCCTCGCCAACTACGCCGAGGCCCTCGGCGGGCCGGAGTTCTGGGCGGTCGTACGGCGGACCTTCCTGTGGACCGCCGCCAACGTCGTACTGATCATGGTCATCGCGACCGCCGTGGCGCTGATGCTGCCGCACCTGGGGCGCCGGATGCGGCTGGCCGTCATGAGCGGGATGGTGCTCACCTGGGCCACGCCGGTGCTGGCCGCGACGACGATCTTCCAGTGGCTCTTCCAGTCGCGCCTGGGCGTCGTCAACTGGGTGCTGGTGCGGCTCGGCTTCGACTCCTTCCGCGACTACACGTGGTTCGCCGACGGACGGGCGACGTTCGCGATCCTGGTCGCGCTGGTGGTCTGGCAGTCGGTGCCGTTCGCCGCGCTCACCCTCTACGCGGGACTCACCACGATTCCCGGTGAGCTGTACGAGGCGGCCCGGATCGACGGAGCCGGATCGTGGCAGGTCTTCGGCCGGGTCACGTTCCCCATCCTGCGTCCGCTGTTCGGCCTGATCACGTCGCTGGAGGTCATCTGGGTCTTCACCTGCTTCGCGCAGATCTGGGCGATCAGCAAGGGCGGCCCCGGCGGCGCCACCGCCACGCTGCCGGTCTACGCGTTCCAGATCGCGCAGTCGCTGCACCGGTACGACCTGGGGTCGGCCGTCTCCACGCTGACCGTGCTGATGCTGCTCGCGGTGCTGGTCGTCCACCTGCGGCGGATGTTCCGGGAGGAGGGAGCGTGA
- a CDS encoding carbohydrate ABC transporter permease: protein MRRAALNLAAVGVLAVSVFPVYWMVITAFKPTVDILTETPAFWPVRPTLDHFATAVRAAGFWTFWRNSLAVTLGAVLLALVVALPAAFAVARLRWPARRGFILMVFVAQTAPWSALLVPVYIIARDADMLDRLPTLTLVYFVTTLPFTIVTLRGFIAAVPPELEEAALMDGCGRAEAFRRVVLPLLAPGLMSTSLFGFITAWNEFAFANALMIKDQGDRTLPIWLSGFANVFGTDWGATMAAATLFMLPVLLVFLVLQRRVSSGMIAGAVKG, encoded by the coding sequence GTGAGGAGGGCCGCACTCAACCTGGCAGCCGTGGGCGTGCTGGCGGTGTCGGTGTTCCCCGTCTACTGGATGGTGATCACCGCGTTCAAGCCGACGGTGGACATCCTGACCGAGACCCCGGCGTTCTGGCCCGTTCGGCCGACCCTCGACCACTTCGCGACGGCCGTACGTGCCGCCGGGTTCTGGACGTTCTGGCGCAACAGCCTGGCGGTCACGCTCGGCGCGGTGCTACTCGCGCTGGTCGTGGCGCTGCCGGCCGCCTTCGCCGTGGCCCGGCTGCGCTGGCCGGCGCGGCGCGGGTTCATCCTGATGGTCTTCGTCGCCCAGACCGCCCCCTGGTCGGCGCTGCTCGTGCCGGTCTACATCATCGCCCGCGACGCGGACATGCTCGACCGGCTGCCGACGCTGACGCTGGTGTATTTCGTCACGACGCTGCCGTTCACGATCGTGACGCTGCGCGGGTTCATCGCGGCGGTCCCGCCCGAGCTGGAGGAGGCCGCGCTGATGGACGGCTGCGGCCGGGCCGAGGCGTTCCGCCGGGTGGTGCTGCCGCTGCTCGCGCCGGGCCTGATGTCCACGTCGCTGTTCGGCTTCATCACCGCATGGAACGAGTTCGCCTTCGCCAACGCGCTCATGATCAAGGACCAGGGCGACCGTACGCTGCCGATCTGGCTGTCCGGGTTCGCCAACGTCTTCGGCACCGACTGGGGCGCCACCATGGCCGCCGCCACGCTGTTCATGCTCCCCGTCCTGCTCGTCTTCCTCGTGCTCCAGCGCCGCGTGTCCTCCGGGATGATCGCGGGCGCCGTGAAGGGATGA
- a CDS encoding beta-N-acetylhexosaminidase, protein MMIPRPREAAVLGGTVTLHDGLVRHAPDDLRLGEEGYRIDVAPDGAELTAGGPAGRFYGLRTLAALGPEAPLCRITDRPAHVWRGVMLDVARHFMPKDFVLRLIDLLAVHRLNRLHLHLTDDQGWRLQIKRYPRLTEVSGEHYTQEDIREIVSYAADRFVTIVPEIEMPGHAQAAISAYPWLGNHPSRRLPVRDSWGISPHVFNLEEAAIGFCRDVLDEVMDLFPGEYVHLGGDECPPDEWAHSEAALRRIAELGLPGPDAARAWFTSTVGAYVTSRGRRPIHWYDTPGGPPGVTAMTWLDHESGPRAALEGLDVVLAPHTSTYLDYPADAPGPHGRMLSLADVYGFTPPPAPEGATGRILGAQCQLWTEYMPTPEHVEAMAFPRLCAFAEVAWGTAGDYHDFLRRLPPHLESLGVRPGPVIP, encoded by the coding sequence ATGATGATTCCGCGGCCCCGCGAGGCGGCCGTGCTCGGGGGAACCGTCACGCTCCACGACGGCCTCGTACGGCACGCACCCGACGATCTCCGGCTGGGAGAGGAGGGGTATCGCATCGACGTCGCGCCGGACGGCGCGGAGCTGACGGCGGGAGGACCCGCCGGGCGCTTCTACGGCCTGCGGACCCTGGCGGCGCTCGGCCCCGAGGCGCCGCTGTGCCGCATCACCGACCGGCCCGCGCACGTCTGGCGCGGGGTCATGCTCGACGTCGCCCGGCACTTCATGCCGAAGGACTTCGTGCTGCGGCTGATCGATCTGCTCGCGGTCCACCGGCTCAACCGGCTGCACCTGCACCTGACCGACGACCAGGGCTGGCGGCTGCAGATCAAGCGCTATCCCCGGCTCACCGAGGTCAGCGGGGAGCACTACACGCAGGAGGACATCCGCGAGATCGTGTCGTACGCCGCCGACCGGTTCGTCACGATCGTGCCCGAGATCGAGATGCCGGGGCACGCCCAGGCGGCGATCTCCGCCTATCCCTGGCTCGGCAACCACCCGTCACGCCGTCTGCCGGTCCGCGACTCGTGGGGGATCAGCCCGCACGTGTTCAACCTGGAGGAGGCGGCGATCGGCTTCTGCCGGGACGTGCTCGACGAGGTCATGGACCTGTTCCCCGGGGAGTACGTCCACCTCGGCGGCGACGAGTGCCCGCCGGACGAGTGGGCGCACAGCGAGGCGGCGCTGCGGCGGATCGCCGAGCTCGGGCTGCCGGGCCCGGACGCCGCGCGGGCGTGGTTCACCTCCACCGTCGGCGCGTACGTGACCTCCCGGGGCCGGCGCCCGATCCACTGGTACGACACACCCGGTGGGCCGCCGGGCGTCACGGCGATGACATGGCTCGACCACGAGAGCGGACCGCGCGCGGCCCTCGAAGGGCTCGACGTCGTGCTGGCTCCGCACACCAGCACCTACCTCGACTACCCGGCCGACGCCCCCGGCCCGCACGGCCGGATGCTCTCCCTCGCCGACGTGTACGGGTTCACGCCGCCCCCGGCCCCCGAGGGGGCGACGGGCCGGATCCTCGGGGCGCAGTGCCAGCTCTGGACCGAGTACATGCCCACCCCCGAGCACGTCGAGGCGATGGCGTTTCCCCGGTTGTGCGCCTTCGCCGAGGTGGCCTGGGGCACGGCGGGGGACTACCACGACTTCCTGCGCAGACTCCCCCCTCATCTGGAGTCCCTGGGCGTCCGGCCGGGGCCGGTCATCCCCTGA
- a CDS encoding cellulose binding domain-containing protein, producing MSRKLLWGGLAAVLLAALVVALPAQAAQSLRLRYKTSATGATADQVEPWFDLVNNGTTAVPLNTVKIRYYFRADSPAQQYRFACSWAVISCSTVTGTFQTISPGTATADRYLEVGFTSGSLAAGASTGDLQLRFYRADWQTIRQSDDYSFGPARTTYGDWDKVTVHQGGTLVWGTPPAGVTDPSPSPSPSTSPGGPGGGSGVVFDDFAYASSSDPQITAHNWTVRTNSGGPGVPGASWPASNVSFPVVSGSNKALQLRAATDGTAGGTSQAEFLHQRKFFEGTYAARVKFADAPDSGPDGDNIVETFFTSRLSRTTSTRTTASRTSSTCRTAAGARRARSCTPPPGRPTATSPGSRSTRTPSGRRATPAGTTSCCRSPGARSATSSTARCSPSTAATTTPRRRSR from the coding sequence GTGTCACGAAAGCTCTTGTGGGGCGGCCTCGCGGCCGTCCTGCTGGCCGCGCTGGTCGTAGCGCTGCCCGCGCAGGCGGCCCAGTCGCTGCGCCTGCGTTACAAGACGAGCGCGACCGGCGCCACCGCCGACCAGGTGGAGCCCTGGTTCGACCTGGTCAACAACGGGACCACGGCGGTGCCGCTGAACACCGTCAAGATCCGCTACTACTTCAGGGCCGACTCACCGGCGCAGCAGTACCGCTTCGCCTGCTCGTGGGCGGTGATCTCCTGCTCCACCGTCACCGGGACCTTCCAGACGATCTCGCCGGGCACGGCCACGGCCGACCGTTACCTGGAGGTCGGCTTCACCTCCGGCAGCCTGGCGGCCGGCGCGTCGACCGGCGACCTGCAGCTCCGCTTCTACCGGGCCGACTGGCAGACGATCCGGCAGAGCGACGACTACTCCTTCGGCCCCGCGCGCACGACGTACGGCGACTGGGACAAGGTCACGGTCCATCAGGGCGGCACGCTGGTGTGGGGCACCCCGCCCGCGGGTGTGACCGACCCCTCGCCGTCCCCGTCCCCCTCCACATCGCCGGGCGGGCCGGGCGGCGGCAGCGGGGTCGTCTTCGACGACTTCGCCTACGCCTCCTCGTCCGACCCTCAGATCACGGCGCACAACTGGACCGTACGGACCAACAGCGGCGGCCCCGGCGTCCCCGGTGCGAGTTGGCCGGCGTCCAACGTGAGCTTCCCCGTCGTGAGCGGGAGCAACAAGGCGCTGCAACTGCGGGCGGCCACCGACGGCACCGCGGGAGGCACCTCGCAGGCCGAGTTCCTGCACCAGCGCAAGTTCTTCGAGGGCACGTACGCCGCGCGGGTGAAGTTCGCCGACGCCCCCGACAGCGGACCGGACGGCGACAACATCGTGGAGACGTTCTTCACCTCACGCCTCTCGCGTACGACCTCGACCCGGACTACAGCGAGCAGGACTTCGAGTACCTGCCGAACGGCGGCTGGGGCGCGCAGGGCCCGATCATGTACACCACCACCTGGGAGACCTACCGCAACGAGCCCTGGCTCGCGGTCAACACGCACACCGAGCGGACGGCGAGCTACGCCGGCTGGCACGACCTCGTGCTGCAGGTCTCCGGGGGCACGGTCCGCTACTTCATCGACGGCACGCTGTTCGCCGAGCACGGCGGCGACTACTACCCCGAGACGCCGCAGTCGGTGA
- a CDS encoding class II aldolase/adducin family protein: MSLSDLQPVPADQLAFRLPPAFATVEEERRHRMERLAAALRLFGRFGFEEGVAGHITARDPEHTDHFWVNPFGMSFKQIKVSDLILVNHEGQVVEGRHHVNQAAFAIHSMVHRARPDVVAAAHSHSVYGKAMSALGTLLEPLTQDACAFYEDHALFDDYTGVVVETEEGRRIARALGSHKAVILRNHGLLTVGGSVEAAAWWFITMERSCQAQLAAKAAGPTVPISHENAKLTHGQIGNDLVGWINFQPLLDQILASDPDLLD; encoded by the coding sequence ATGAGCCTGTCCGACCTGCAGCCCGTGCCCGCCGACCAGCTCGCCTTCCGGCTGCCGCCGGCCTTCGCCACCGTGGAGGAGGAGCGGCGCCACCGCATGGAGCGGCTCGCGGCGGCGCTGCGCCTGTTCGGGAGGTTCGGCTTCGAGGAGGGCGTGGCCGGCCACATCACGGCCCGGGACCCGGAGCACACCGACCATTTCTGGGTGAACCCGTTCGGCATGTCGTTCAAGCAGATCAAGGTCAGCGACCTGATCCTGGTCAACCACGAGGGCCAGGTGGTGGAGGGCCGCCACCACGTCAACCAGGCGGCGTTCGCCATCCACTCGATGGTGCACCGGGCCAGGCCCGACGTGGTCGCCGCCGCCCACTCCCACTCGGTGTACGGCAAGGCGATGTCGGCGCTCGGGACGCTGCTGGAGCCGCTGACGCAGGACGCCTGCGCGTTCTACGAGGACCACGCCCTGTTCGACGACTACACGGGGGTGGTCGTGGAGACCGAGGAGGGCCGCCGCATCGCGCGGGCGCTGGGCTCGCACAAGGCGGTCATCCTGCGCAACCACGGGCTGCTGACCGTGGGCGGCAGCGTGGAGGCGGCGGCCTGGTGGTTCATCACGATGGAGCGCAGCTGCCAGGCGCAGCTCGCGGCCAAGGCCGCCGGGCCGACGGTGCCCATCTCGCACGAGAACGCCAAGCTCACGCACGGCCAGATCGGCAACGACCTCGTCGGCTGGATCAACTTCCAGCCCCTGCTGGACCAGATCCTCGCCTCCGACCCCGATCTCCTCGATTGA
- a CDS encoding HAD family hydrolase gives MQRERREVPMRLEAVFFDVGETLVDETREYGTWADWLGVPRHTFSAVFGAVIARGGDYRDTFQHFRPGFDLHAERERRAQEGQAETFGEENLYPDARPCLAELREMGLRVGLAGNQTARAETILRALDLPVDVIGTSDGWGVEKPDTSFFDRLVTEAGCPAESVLYVGDRLDNDIRPAQKSGLRTALVRRGPWGHILRDETAARACLFHVDSLAELPALVRKHNGD, from the coding sequence ATGCAGCGTGAGAGACGGGAGGTACCGATGCGGCTGGAGGCCGTCTTCTTCGACGTCGGAGAGACCCTGGTGGACGAGACCCGCGAGTACGGCACCTGGGCCGACTGGCTGGGCGTCCCGCGGCACACCTTCTCCGCCGTGTTCGGCGCCGTGATCGCGCGCGGTGGCGACTACCGGGACACCTTCCAGCACTTCCGCCCCGGTTTCGACCTGCACGCCGAGCGGGAACGCCGGGCACAGGAAGGCCAGGCCGAGACGTTCGGTGAGGAGAACCTCTACCCCGACGCCCGGCCCTGCCTGGCCGAGCTCCGGGAGATGGGGCTGCGCGTCGGCCTCGCCGGCAACCAGACCGCCCGCGCCGAGACCATCCTGCGCGCCCTGGATCTGCCCGTGGACGTCATCGGCACCTCCGACGGCTGGGGGGTCGAAAAGCCCGACACGTCCTTCTTCGACCGGCTGGTGACGGAGGCCGGCTGCCCGGCGGAGTCCGTCCTCTACGTCGGCGACCGTCTCGACAACGACATCCGGCCCGCCCAGAAGTCCGGGCTGCGCACCGCCCTCGTGCGGCGGGGCCCATGGGGCCACATCCTCCGCGACGAGACGGCGGCCCGGGCCTGCCTGTTCCACGTCGACTCGCTGGCCGAGCTTCCCGCGCTGGTCCGCAAGCACAACGGCGACTGA
- a CDS encoding helix-turn-helix domain-containing protein yields the protein MPANHRHPQNRRLAWERLQRGWSYEELCERIRTSMRSCGEKDTGLTANTVRRWETGERWPDPRYRKHLVTIFDKPASELGLLTPDEMAMRPVTEVVDEIRRLLSMIAADGIDRSTFLRGLFGAGVLAPLLGEGGERLPAAVERGRGVDAESAEAFARVVDKQAALYWTSPPDDIFQASVAHTRLGMSLLRAAPEGAVRHTLAEAAARSALLSGRVAFFDLNDGPTAARLFRMALSATRECGDHPLAAAVLAHAAFVPGFEGHRTDALGLLDAAFAHAWHGVSPLTRAWLHCVASEISARCGEPKECMRHIDRADHMIDASGDDPSWLDFFERARLDGFAGYSALTAGNHEEAARRLRKALDDLGPNGGKQRSVLLADLAAAHASTDGDQAAEHLRKAVDALEDQWYAIGHDRVRGVLKVLPPAADTRVLDERLTDIGRARHPELTM from the coding sequence ATGCCGGCCAACCACCGCCATCCGCAAAATCGCCGGCTCGCGTGGGAACGCCTGCAGCGCGGGTGGTCCTACGAGGAGCTGTGCGAACGCATTCGTACGTCCATGCGGTCGTGCGGCGAGAAGGACACCGGCCTGACGGCCAACACGGTCAGGCGGTGGGAGACCGGCGAGCGGTGGCCGGATCCGCGCTACCGCAAGCATCTGGTGACGATTTTCGACAAGCCCGCGAGCGAACTGGGACTGCTCACCCCCGACGAGATGGCCATGCGGCCGGTCACGGAGGTGGTGGACGAGATACGGAGGCTGCTGAGCATGATCGCCGCAGACGGCATCGACCGCTCCACGTTCCTGCGGGGGCTCTTCGGCGCGGGCGTGCTCGCTCCGCTCCTCGGTGAGGGCGGCGAGCGTCTTCCCGCGGCGGTGGAACGCGGGCGCGGGGTCGACGCCGAGTCGGCCGAGGCGTTCGCCCGGGTCGTCGACAAGCAGGCCGCGCTCTACTGGACCTCGCCGCCGGACGACATCTTCCAGGCGTCGGTCGCGCACACACGGCTCGGCATGAGCCTGCTGCGGGCGGCGCCGGAGGGGGCGGTCCGGCACACGCTGGCCGAGGCGGCCGCGCGCTCGGCCCTGCTGTCGGGCAGGGTCGCCTTCTTCGACCTGAACGACGGCCCCACCGCGGCGCGGCTGTTCCGCATGGCGCTGTCGGCCACCCGCGAGTGCGGGGACCACCCGCTGGCCGCCGCCGTGCTCGCCCACGCGGCGTTCGTGCCGGGCTTCGAGGGCCACCGAACGGACGCCCTGGGCCTGCTCGACGCGGCGTTCGCGCATGCCTGGCACGGCGTCAGCCCGCTGACCAGGGCATGGCTTCACTGCGTGGCGTCGGAGATCTCGGCCCGCTGCGGCGAGCCGAAGGAGTGCATGCGCCACATCGACCGCGCCGACCACATGATCGACGCGAGCGGCGACGACCCGTCCTGGCTGGACTTCTTCGAGCGGGCCAGGCTCGACGGTTTCGCCGGCTACAGCGCCCTGACGGCGGGCAACCACGAGGAGGCGGCCCGCCGGCTGCGCAAGGCGCTCGACGACCTGGGCCCGAACGGCGGCAAGCAGCGCTCGGTGCTGCTCGCCGACCTCGCGGCCGCGCACGCCTCCACCGACGGCGACCAGGCCGCCGAGCATCTCCGGAAGGCGGTCGACGCGCTCGAGGACCAGTGGTACGCGATCGGGCACGACCGTGTCCGCGGCGTGCTGAAGGTCCTGCCGCCCGCGGCGGACACGCGGGTGCTGGACGAACGATTGACCGACATCGGCCGCGCCAGGCACCCCGAGCTCACGATGTGA
- a CDS encoding type I restriction enzyme HsdR N-terminal domain-containing protein, producing MTGKRPERFEEKVHPMTEQTSEALVTPDATQASLTPEGDVRGTRKAPATPRTMPKWESEARIRIRTAIRRYGKPLSDLIARDANEGDTRLLVTDFLCEGLGYDKYEDLTTEYQVKGEFADYGIRVDKQLAAFIEVKRCTQKLGVKHLRQVQMYAVNEGVEWMVLTNGQMWQVYHLTGGLPVVVDLALEVDLLDEGGLSGKADALFYLSKEAFKRRLIDDLWKARAATAPKSLIRVLLTPVILDAVRKELRRQTGHNADEKEIERILQADVLRPDLLA from the coding sequence ATGACCGGCAAACGACCCGAGCGTTTTGAGGAGAAGGTGCACCCGATGACCGAGCAGACGTCCGAGGCCCTCGTCACACCCGATGCGACTCAAGCCTCCCTCACGCCTGAGGGCGACGTTCGCGGAACCCGGAAGGCGCCCGCCACCCCTCGGACCATGCCGAAGTGGGAATCCGAGGCGCGCATCCGCATCCGCACGGCGATTCGCCGATACGGCAAGCCCCTCAGCGATCTCATCGCCCGCGACGCCAACGAGGGCGACACCCGCCTGCTCGTCACCGATTTCCTCTGCGAGGGGCTGGGGTACGACAAATACGAAGATCTCACCACCGAATACCAGGTCAAAGGCGAATTCGCCGACTACGGCATACGCGTGGACAAGCAGCTGGCCGCGTTCATCGAGGTCAAGCGGTGCACGCAGAAATTGGGCGTCAAACACCTGCGGCAGGTGCAAATGTACGCGGTGAACGAGGGCGTCGAATGGATGGTGCTGACGAACGGGCAGATGTGGCAGGTCTACCACCTCACCGGTGGCCTCCCGGTCGTCGTCGACCTGGCCCTGGAGGTCGACCTCCTCGACGAAGGGGGGCTGAGTGGGAAGGCCGACGCGCTCTTCTACCTCAGCAAGGAGGCGTTCAAGCGCCGACTGATCGACGACCTGTGGAAGGCCCGCGCGGCGACGGCGCCGAAATCTCTCATCCGCGTTCTCCTCACGCCCGTGATCCTCGACGCCGTACGAAAGGAGCTCCGGCGGCAGACGGGACACAATGCGGACGAGAAGGAGATCGAGCGCATCCTGCAGGCGGACGTCCTCAGGCCCGATCTCCTCGCCTGA
- a CDS encoding PadR family transcriptional regulator, with translation MGRADRDLVGLTVLALLSVRPAHPYELHRFVIDTHKDYIGGLPRSLYHAVDRLARDELIAPVETSREGRRPERTVYRVTEEGRAELSTRLRRLLEQPDGDTKVFLAAVSLMGCLPVPEAERALSTRAATLEGAIVAADAHIETLGGSGLPRVLVLEVEYDRAMKAAELEWVRATLAEIRSGRITWSTETNAGQLDRQ, from the coding sequence ATGGGGCGGGCGGACAGGGATCTGGTCGGGCTCACGGTGCTCGCCCTGCTGTCCGTACGGCCCGCCCACCCCTACGAGCTGCACCGGTTCGTCATCGACACGCACAAGGACTACATCGGCGGGCTGCCCCGCAGCCTCTACCACGCGGTCGACCGGTTGGCCCGCGACGAGCTCATCGCTCCGGTCGAGACCAGCAGGGAGGGCCGCCGGCCGGAACGCACGGTCTACCGGGTGACCGAGGAGGGGCGGGCCGAGCTGAGCACCCGGCTGCGCCGTCTCCTGGAACAGCCGGACGGCGACACCAAGGTCTTCCTGGCGGCGGTGTCGCTGATGGGATGCCTTCCCGTCCCCGAGGCGGAGCGGGCGCTGAGCACCCGCGCCGCCACGCTGGAGGGCGCGATCGTCGCGGCCGACGCGCACATCGAGACGCTGGGCGGCTCCGGCCTGCCGCGCGTGCTGGTCCTCGAAGTGGAGTACGACCGGGCGATGAAGGCCGCCGAATTGGAGTGGGTCCGTGCGACCCTCGCCGAGATCCGGTCCGGCCGGATCACCTGGAGCACCGAGACGAACGCCGGGCAGCTCGACCGGCAGTGA
- a CDS encoding SgcJ/EcaC family oxidoreductase translates to MPETASDDIHRLLDALTAAWNDGDAAAFAGLFTEDADYVTYFGARMEGRRAIEDSHRALFEGPLKGSRLGAPAAAPPLRKIRLLSPDTALVVMTGGSSLPDGGSDPGRDSIMTFTAVREGDGWRLASFQNTRIGAP, encoded by the coding sequence ATGCCGGAAACCGCATCCGATGACATCCACCGCCTGCTGGACGCGCTGACCGCGGCCTGGAACGACGGTGACGCCGCCGCCTTCGCGGGGCTTTTCACCGAGGACGCCGACTACGTGACGTACTTCGGGGCCCGCATGGAGGGCCGCCGGGCAATCGAGGACAGCCACCGGGCACTGTTCGAGGGCCCGCTGAAGGGGTCCCGGCTGGGCGCGCCGGCCGCCGCGCCGCCGCTGCGGAAGATCCGCCTGCTGAGCCCGGACACGGCGCTGGTCGTGATGACCGGGGGATCGTCCCTGCCGGACGGCGGGTCCGATCCGGGCCGTGACTCGATCATGACGTTCACCGCGGTCAGGGAGGGCGACGGCTGGCGCCTCGCGTCGTTCCAGAACACGCGGATCGGTGCGCCGTGA
- a CDS encoding alpha-ketoglutarate-dependent dioxygenase AlkB: MTAFQASLLDWGKDVQIGPLGSSVRRTPLGRGAWIDVRPHWVEGADALFERLLEAVPWHAERRHMYDRVVDVPRLLKFYDEGEELPDPVLAEARDLLDAHYEEELGERFRTAGLCLYRDGRDSVAWHGDTIGRGSTQDTMVAIVSVGTPRPLLLRPRGGGGPTLRHELGHGDLIVMGGSCQRTWEHAVPKSTKVIGARISVQFRPRGVR, translated from the coding sequence ATGACGGCTTTTCAGGCCTCGCTGCTGGACTGGGGTAAGGACGTTCAGATCGGGCCGCTCGGTTCGTCGGTGCGGCGCACGCCGCTCGGCCGGGGCGCCTGGATCGACGTCCGGCCACACTGGGTCGAGGGGGCGGACGCGCTCTTCGAACGCCTCCTCGAGGCGGTGCCCTGGCACGCCGAGCGCAGGCACATGTACGACCGGGTCGTGGACGTGCCGCGGCTGCTGAAGTTCTACGACGAGGGCGAAGAACTGCCCGATCCCGTCCTGGCCGAGGCGAGGGACCTGCTCGACGCCCACTACGAGGAGGAGCTCGGCGAGCGGTTCCGCACGGCGGGCCTGTGCCTGTACCGGGACGGCCGCGACAGCGTCGCCTGGCACGGCGACACGATCGGACGCGGCAGCACGCAGGACACCATGGTCGCCATCGTGTCGGTCGGCACCCCACGCCCGCTGCTGCTGCGCCCGCGCGGCGGGGGAGGCCCGACGCTGCGGCACGAGCTGGGCCACGGCGACCTCATCGTCATGGGCGGGAGCTGCCAGCGCACCTGGGAGCACGCTGTTCCGAAGTCCACCAAGGTGATCGGCGCCCGCATCAGCGTGCAGTTCCGCCCGAGAGGCGTACGGTGA
- the mgrA gene encoding L-glyceraldehyde 3-phosphate reductase, with translation MIPNPYAPAPTRYDDMRYRRSGRSGVLLPEISLGLWHNFGDGHPLDVQRAVLRRAFDLGVTHFDLANNYGPPYGSAEENFGRHLRADFRPYRDELFISTKAGYDMWPGPYGEWGSRKYLLASLDRSLSRMGLDYVDVFYSHRPDPDTPIEETMGALDTAVRSGKALYVGISNYSAEETERAAAVLRELGTPLLIHQPRYSMLDRWVEDGLLDTLEQAGAGCIAYSPLAQGLLTGRYLDGEVPADSRMAIGHFLTRDRLTSGLLETLRGLDKIAQERGQTLAQLALSWILRDRRITSVLVGASSVGQLEQNIAALAAPPLTPEELAEIESLLP, from the coding sequence ATGATCCCGAACCCCTACGCCCCCGCCCCCACCCGGTACGACGACATGCGGTACCGGCGCAGCGGAAGGAGCGGGGTGCTGCTTCCCGAGATCTCCCTCGGCCTGTGGCACAACTTCGGCGACGGCCACCCCCTCGACGTGCAGCGTGCCGTCCTGCGCCGGGCCTTCGACCTCGGCGTCACCCACTTCGACCTGGCCAACAACTACGGCCCGCCGTACGGCTCGGCGGAGGAGAACTTCGGCCGCCACCTGCGCGCGGACTTCCGGCCCTACCGGGACGAGCTGTTCATCTCGACCAAGGCGGGCTACGACATGTGGCCCGGCCCGTACGGCGAGTGGGGATCGCGCAAGTATCTGCTGGCCAGCCTCGACCGGTCGCTGAGCCGGATGGGCCTCGACTACGTGGACGTCTTCTACTCCCACCGGCCCGACCCGGACACCCCCATCGAGGAGACGATGGGCGCCCTCGACACGGCGGTGCGCTCCGGCAAGGCCCTCTACGTGGGCATCTCGAACTACTCCGCCGAGGAGACCGAGCGGGCCGCCGCCGTGCTGCGCGAGCTGGGCACCCCGCTCCTGATCCACCAGCCGCGCTACTCGATGCTCGACCGGTGGGTGGAGGACGGGCTGCTCGACACGCTGGAGCAGGCGGGAGCGGGCTGCATCGCCTACTCGCCGCTGGCGCAGGGCCTGCTCACCGGGCGCTACCTCGACGGCGAGGTGCCGGCCGACTCCCGGATGGCGATCGGCCACTTCCTCACGCGCGACCGGCTCACGTCCGGCCTGCTGGAGACCCTGCGCGGCCTCGACAAGATCGCGCAAGAGCGCGGGCAGACGCTCGCCCAGCTCGCCCTGTCGTGGATCCTGCGCGACCGGCGCATCACGTCCGTGCTGGTCGGGGCCAGCTCGGTCGGGCAGCTCGAGCAGAACATCGCGGCCCTCGCCGCGCCCCCGCTCACGCCGGAGGAGCTGGCCGAGATCGAAAGCCTGCTGCCGTAG